CTCATGATCTGAGTCgtctatttttaaatattattgtGAGCATTTTATATTTGTCAACAACCCTGTATTCCTTTATTGATCAGATTAGTTAGATAACTAGTTAACGGTGGACACTTTTATACATAAATGAGTGTTTCATATATAGTTAGGTTTTCTTTagggccattgaaatttgatctaacggctacaaacagaggGTCgggccctctaaaagttataattattatagccgttggatcaaatttcaatggcccaAATGATCCGGTCAGGAGGATCCCCACCCTATGCTCaggaggggatccggttccaTATATAAAtttgacacacacacacatatctaTATAcgtgtatatataaatatttaagTAAGTGAATATGTAAATATCTTTAATTAAGTATAGTGGTCAATGAATGGGAAAGAGATtctctccggatctcttccactAAGGTCACCGGATCAAATGATCCGaacctttgaaatttcatcaaacggttaaaaattattatagtttttaagaGATTAAAACAGATGAGTcatttgatgaaatttcaaaagttCGAATAATTTGATCCGGTAACCTTGGTGGAAGAAATCCGAAAATAATCTTTTTTCCCAATTAATAGAGCGTTCGTGTTTCGATCATTCTAATGAGAATGATTTGACAATGTATCAGTAGCCCATCCACAAATATTATTAAAccagaaatatatataattatttcgCATTGGTTTTGTGGGGATACAATTTGACCATGAAGTGTGAACCAAACCAAAAGGCATCGAAATTATAGCTTTAGTTAATTTTAAAGATTTTTAGGGCTAGTTTGagtttactaatttttttttttaaaagcagctTCTTATAAAGTTAGAGTTAAAATTGTGTtaggtaaataaaaaataataatttttttttctttgaaatcaTGGATCTAAAACAGTAAAAAGTAGAAATCGCTCTACCCATGCTTCTTAAAAGCGTTTTTATCATAAAAGACAGGTGAACAgtaacaattaataaaactttcaCAGTGAGAACCTTACCCAGTCTCTTTCTCCAAAACCTAATACTTCTGCTGTGACGAAGAAGCATTTTGAAAAAACGTACAGCGGTAAGAATAAAATTAGTACAAGGTAGTTACATTGCTTTGAATACCATGGATGGATTGATGCTACACCAAGACTTGCTCAGCTTTTAATATGTAAGACATTCCTCCCCGCATACAAATTTAATTATGTTTTGACGTGTGTGCAAGCATTTTCGCTTGTATTTCCATGAGTTAATGGTATACATATGTTTTAAACTGAAATTTTATACAATCAGTCAGGATGGTGAGGACCCAGTTACATTGTTAAGCTCTAGAAGTAAGATTTTGATTGGTTTTGATATTATATTGCTTTGAATACCATGGATGGATTGATGCTACACCAAGACTTGCTCAGCTTTTAATATGTAGGACATTCCTCCCCGCATACAAATTTAATTATGTTTTGACGTGTGTGCAAGCATTTTCGCTTGTATTTCCATGAGTTAATGGTTTATACATATGTTTTAAACTGAAATTTTATACAATCAGTCAGGATGGTGAGGACCCAGTTACTTTGTTAAGCTCTAGAAGTAAGATTTTGATTGGTTTTGATATTATACTGTAAGAGCAGAAACGAAATGACTTCCCCTACTTTTGCTGGTTTTAAATAATTGGATTGTTGCTTCCCATTTTGTCCagattcattaagtgaaatcaCATCAATTCAATTAGTAGCTTTTTCAATTAGTAGCTTAAAGGCAAAGGGAAAGGGACACTCTTGCTAGGTTTTTGTGCGAATTAAAAGACCTAGATTTTACTAGGAAACTCAATTTCCCAAATAACAGAAAGTGGAAACTGCACAACACGATTCGAGCAGATGTGGTTTCAAATGAACTTATAACACAGTGCCACACTTACTAAAAATCAAATTGGTCGATGTACACGTAGGGAATTTCACAAGAGAAAAATTGATAGAAAACAACTTCCACCCCTTGTTTTCCCTTTTGGCAGGATAGGTATATCACTGATCAGTCACAGGCTGATTATTAAGCTAATTAAATTCCATATAACTATAACAAGGATTAGTCTAATAAGTATAAGATAATCAAAGATTTGGATGCGTTCCTTTTGCCGCCTCTTGTGCTTGTCACACCCACATATATGCCAGTATGATGATTATAAATGATAGAGTAGGATTTTCTCCCCTCTAAATCCTCCTCCTCTTCACTcacctcctatttgaacggtcacaatTAAGCCACTTAGTATCTGGAGTTGACTTCTTTGTACAAAGAATAAAAAAGAGGAAAGTGAGAAAGGAAGAGACCGAAGGGGACTAGAGGGGAGGAGATTTGGAGGGAAGATAATATTTTTCCATAAATATAATTGGCCAAGTtggctttttattttatttcgagTACTTTTGGTTTGaggcaaggtataaaatatcgatgatatcagaaatatcggtactaaaaaaacacggaaatttcaatggaaatatcgggatattatcgatatcgataaaaattgaataaaaaccacgaaaattgtaggaaaaatttggaaatttttattaaaattttgaaggatgtttatttagtcaattatctattagtttatcacaaaaaaattggaagaaaattcattgcatgatggatttaactgatttaagttgattatatagcgagctggcaaacattgtgagtgtagaaaatatgtagtaattaatgaaagaagtttaaacacaccataatcatttatatataatgaattagtacaatattttacacttcatacattgcatggtaagatacatgagtgacttagtacctcatagagttcctatcaatgtctaaaatatcgatgatatcggaaatatcggtactccaaaaacacggaaatttcgatggaaatatcgggataatatcgatattttagaccttggtcTAAGAACACCTCAAATTTAATCCAAGTTAACCACTTTGaagtttgtacttttttttaacGTTGGGATAAAACCGTTATCAtcacatgaaaaataataaaaagataatATATTGTCAATAATATTGTGTGCAAATAGAAACAGGGAGATGGTACATATTAGTATCAAGTTTTAATTAGTTGGTTAGAACTATTCAGACTTGACAAAACTCATTGGATACAATTGTAGGACACCTGTCCACTATGTTGATTGAGAGATATCAATATCAAAGATGTTGAGAAATGGCTATGATTTCACAAAACAAAACTAAGAGGGGTTCAATGTTGGTGATAAAAGGCCATATAAACCATGTTATATGGTCGTCGTTTATGCGTTTAGTCATTCTCGGTGGCCAAACCTTTGCCAATCAAatgtgagagattttttaatgccAGGAACACAATCGAGTATACcaaatgtcataatacaagtggttggATACTTAAAAAAGAAATTTCTTGACTATTTATATTATGATACTTGGTATACCAAGCTATATTCCGGACACACTAAAAATTCGATGCGAGAGAGGACAGGAGAAAAAGACGAGGAAATGCATGGGCCATGCATGTTGAATTAATGGTATAGTGGAAGTTTGACGTGCAGTACTCGGACCACATTGTGTGACAATATTACTAATCAAACAAACACATATATTATTGTACTTATTGGCCTCCTTTATTTTCATTACAGACAAGATAATTTAGATAACATGTTCTTGTATAATCTTAAACATAATGTTGGTGGACACCAATGTGTGATCGCTACTTTTACATAGTTCACATAAAAAAgtgttcttttattttttttttggttttttattaacGAGGAATATGATATTTGAATTTGAGACATTACGTAACATTATTAAGACAAACATCAGCAGAAAATGAATTGAGAGGTATGTATGGAAAGTGAGTAATTAGAAGATGACATTTATCTAccaataattaagaaaattgagaagagaagaaagaagcatCTTAATGTGGAGCGAAATATGGCATGGTACATTAAATGTATACAAATGGTTGACACTCGAATAATTAAACTTCTCCTTAATTATATATATCATGACATTTACTGTATTGAACCGTATTCTAGACACGACAAATTTCTTCTTAATGTGAACCAGCCCACAAAGGATGTCAGAGGGCCGAGCCCAGattgattaaaaatatatatatatatatatatattatgggcTCAGAAAGCCCCAAACTCAGAAAGAAGAGAGTGCCGAGCCCagattgataaaaaataaaaaacaaaaaataaaaaacgatgGAGGTGCGGGGAATCGAACCCCGTGCCTCTCGCATGCGAAGCGAGCGCTCTACCATATGAGCTACACCCCCGAATGATAATGCGTTAGTAACAGGCATAGTTAAAGATTTTGACAATCAAGTTTCCCTGAGCCAAGTATTTTTGATAAGCAAAACTGACAGCTGTATTTTTGAGCGTGAAACGCGCAGGCGGTGGGACGACTTCCATATTTCAAATTTGTCCCCTTTGTCAGACAACCAGACGAATTGGAGTTTCATCAGATTGGGGAGTTCGGAGGTCAAAGGTATTATGTTCTTAGATTTCTAGTCCTCGTGTTTTTtcctttcaaaattttcatccttcaaattttcatggCTTCAAATAAGTATAAAAATCGACCagaaattaattcaatttgatAAGTTTTTAGCTTCGTCTTAGCAAACTCCGTAATTTTTGTGAGTTTGGATCCAAATATGCAGGAACTGTCTGTTGGTTTTTATCCAAAAAGCTtggagtttgaagtgttttgtcCCAGTACAGATATCAGGCCTTATTTCGTGAAATATTCTTTGGTCGGACAGATGATCACGTCACTCATCCGACCCCCCACACACAGACTCTTACCGCCGGTGAGACGGGAAGAGGGTTGTGTGAGAGGAGTCTTGATTTTCGTGTATATAATCAGACGGATGACGTGGTGCACTAAAcaacttaaaatattttttcCAATTTCACGAAGGGAATTCCATGCTTGATAGAGTTCGGGAGATTTTCGAATAAGAAAGCAAGGTAGTTAGTGCTCATGACGTCAGTCTCTGCCGAATACAAGCCATGCAAAGTTCTTTACGTCTTTGTAAGAAAAAATGTGACTTTTACGGTTTTACCAGAGTTTGCTGCTCTTGATCATGACGAGACCAGGTACAAGAGAAGGTAAGAATTTCCACTTCAGGTTTTCAGGACCACAAATTTGCAGCGTCGCTTCAACGAACAGATTCAGAATTGTTTTCCCCATCTGGGCACGAGGGAAATTTCGGTAGTAATGCCTGACTAGGACGACTCTCACTCCAGCTGAAATCGAGTAGGTCAGATGGGATCAAAATACGTTTTTCTCGTTTGACTACAACCTTGCATTTGTAGAAAATTTCAGATCTGCACAGTGCCTACGTACCTCATGAGGTGCTGATTGCATGGTTAAAGCCACATGAGTACAAGTAGCAGAAGATTGTTTCACAAAAAAACACCAAGGCTTGTGGAATAGTGAGAGAACAGACACAAGGATATGGAGCCAGAGGCAACTATGGAAGCTACCTGCAGCACTCATGAGGAGTCAAGCACAAAAGAAGATCACCATCGTCTGATTCTAAGTCCGGCGTCACGCTTGTTCCATTCCCCGCGGTTCAACTGTTACATCGTTATTATCATGGGATTCAAGACGAGGATCGATTCAAACATTGTCAAAAATGGTTTGAAAGTCTTGCACAATCATCCTCGCTTCTCTTGCAGGCTGGTAAAATCAAACATTTCCATTCCGTACTGcttgttttttcctttctgcATACGAAAATTACTTTAGGAGAGGACTCGCGAACAAGTGGGACGTCATTGTGGCAGTATTCTAACCTAATCAAGCACTTTCACGTGTTTAAACTGTGTGACATTGTTTGATTTGGTCTGGGATAACGCCACGGTTGTGTTCCATTTGTAAGTACTTGATTGTTTTAACTTCCCCCTCAGCTGCAGCATGCGAATAATGCTATATACAGTTGATGATTTACAGTTTTCTCTTGTATAAGGATGACAGAGGCGGAAAGAAGAGATGGATTCAAGTTTCGGTAAATCAAGAAGACCATGTTTTTGTTCCAACCTTGAATTCAAAAATAGAACATCCGGAGGAATTTGTAGAAAACTACATTTCCAACCTTACTGCATCACCTCTTGACCTTTCCAAGCCGTTGTGGGAGGTACATCTCCTCAACGTCAAAACCTCGAACGCAGAAGGGCTTGCAGTGATCCGGATGCACCACTCTATGGGAGATGGCGCATCTCTCATGTCCCTTTTGCTAGCATGTACTAGAAAAACATCCGACCCAAATGCACTGCCTAGTGTTCCCACCCAGAAACGGGCGGATTCCTCAAGTGATCTGGGCTGGTTCTGGCGTTTCATCTTGGCTATTTGGTATGGTATCACACTGATAGCGAACACTTTGGTCGATATAATGTTGTTTATAGCAACACTTCTATTTTTGAACGACACAGAAACTCCTATCAAAGGTTCATCTGATGTTCATCTAACCACCAAACGCTTCTTGCATCGGACTGTCAGTATGAATCACATAAAGCAAGTGAAGAATGCGATGGGCACGGTATGTTGATAAGTTCATGAATAATGCGTATAGGCATGCGTGCACGCACGCTTGTTTCGGAAAAGcttctaaaaactaaaaattgaagcAGTGTATTAGTTTCAttgatacatttttttttttcttttgaaagtaTGTAGTGTTACATTTAGTTTTTTTCTGACATTGGAACATTAACCAGACTGTCAATGATGTTGTCTTGGGAGTGACACAAGCGGGTCTCTCGTGCTATTTGAATCGCAGATACGGTGAGTTTCCTTGGAATTGAATCATTAACATTGTCTTGTTAGTTGAGTTTTTGAGCAGATAATACCAGTAACATTGTTCTGTTAATTGAGTCAATAACACTTTTCTTCGTTTTTTGTTGCTAAGTTTCCGTTGTTTTCAATTGTGAAGCGTCTTCGAAATGTTTAGAGAAGTTCTAAACTCACACATAAAGATTTCATAGTAACATTATTCTGTTTAGCAGGCcaaaatgtgaaagatgtcgGAACAAAGCAGGAAGGGAGCAATCTTCCGAAAAATATGCACGTCAGAGCTAACATTCTCGTTAATTTAAGACCAACTGTTGGGATCCAGGTGATTAGCATATATACCATTCAGCAGTTGTTCAGGAAGTTTTTCGCCACGAAAGATGCTTGGTTGGCCTAGCTCACATATActgttttgtttctaatgttaaTTGCATAACAGGATCTGGCTGATATGATGGCTAAGAAGTCCAAGGTCAGGTGGGGTAATTGTATAGGTTATATCCTTATCCCCTTCACCATTGCTCTACAAGATGACCCGTTGGATTATGTTCGCGGAGCCAAAGCTGTCATTGATCGGAAAAAACACTCCCTCGAAGCTTTCTTCACATACCTGACTGCCAATCTCTTAATCAAAATAATAGGAGCTAAGGTACCAATAATTCCCTCCATTTCATCTAACATATTTTCGATTCGAAAGAGCAAAAACCAGAATAGTTTCTAAGAATGTccatatata
This region of Malus domestica chromosome 07, GDT2T_hap1 genomic DNA includes:
- the LOC103439875 gene encoding wax ester synthase/diacylglycerol acyltransferase 11-like isoform X8, yielding MEPEATMEATCSTHEESSTKEDHHRLILSPASRLFHSPRFNCYIVIIMGFKTRIDSNIVKNGLKVLHNHPRFSCRLDDRGGKKRWIQVSVNQEDHVFVPTLNSKIEHPEEFVENYISNLTASPLDLSKPLWEVHLLNVKTSNAEGLAVIRMHHSMGDGASLMSLLLACTRKTSDPNALPSVPTQKRADSSSDLGWFWRFILAIWYGITLIANTLVDIMLFIATLLFLNDTETPIKGSSDVHLTTKRFLHRTVSMNHIKQVKNAMGTTVNDVVLGVTQAGLSCYLNRRYGQNVKDVGTKQEGSNLPKNMHVRANILVNLRPTVGIQDLADMMAKKSKVRWGNCIGYILIPFTIALQDDPLDYVRGAKAVIDRKKHSLEAFFTYLTANLLIKIIGAKAAGVLAHRIISHSTFSFSNLVGPQEEISFYGHQITFMSPHVYGHPHSKGKKPQTTGSVSDLFMFSVAHYAAGIAYALAKLRG
- the LOC103439875 gene encoding wax ester synthase/diacylglycerol acyltransferase 11-like isoform X4, with the protein product MEPEATMEATCSTHEESSTKEDHHRLILSPASRLFHSPRFNCYIVIIMGFKTRIDSNIVKNGLKVLHNHPRFSCRLDDRGGKKRWIQVSVNQEDHVFVPTLNSKIEHPEEFVENYISNLTASPLDLSKPLWEVHLLNVKTSNAEGLAVIRMHHSMGDGASLMSLLLACTRKTSDPNALPSVPTQKRADSSSDLGWFWRFILAIWYGITLIANTLVDIMLFIATLLFLNDTETPIKGSSDVHLTTKRFLHRTVSMNHIKQVKNAMGTTVNDVVLGVTQAGLSCYLNRRYGQNVKDVGTKQEGSNLPKNMHVRANILVNLRPTVGIQDLADMMAKKSKVRWGNCIGYILIPFTIALQDDPLDYVRGAKAVIDRKKHSLEAFFTYLTANLLIKIIGAKAAGVLAHRIISHSTFSFSNLVGPQEEISFYGHQITFMSPHVYGHPHALHMHWQSYADEMTVCLTVDPNVIPDPEKLLDDLEESLKLISHAVMERGLAVDVV
- the LOC103439875 gene encoding wax ester synthase/diacylglycerol acyltransferase 11-like isoform X2, with amino-acid sequence MEPEATMEATCSTHEESSTKEDHHRLILSPASRLFHSPRFNCYIVIIMGFKTRIDSNIVKNGLKVLHNHPRFSCRLLMIYSFLLYKDDRGGKKRWIQVSVNQEDHVFVPTLNSKIEHPEEFVENYISNLTASPLDLSKPLWEVHLLNVKTSNAEGLAVIRMHHSMGDGASLMSLLLACTRKTSDPNALPSVPTQKRADSSSDLGWFWRFILAIWYGITLIANTLVDIMLFIATLLFLNDTETPIKGSSDVHLTTKRFLHRTVSMNHIKQVKNAMGTTVNDVVLGVTQAGLSCYLNRRYGQNVKDVGTKQEGSNLPKNMHVRANILVNLRPTVGIQDLADMMAKKSKVRWGNCIGYILIPFTIALQDDPLDYVRGAKAVIDRKKHSLEAFFTYLTANLLIKIIGAKAAGVLAHRIISHSTFSFSNLVGPQEEISFYGHQITFMSPHVYGHPHALHMHWQSYADEMTVCLTVDPNVIPDPEKLLDDLEESLKLISHAVMERGLAVDVV
- the LOC103439875 gene encoding wax ester synthase/diacylglycerol acyltransferase 11-like isoform X5 translates to MEPEATMEATCSTHEESSTKEDHHRLILSPASRLFHSPRFNCYIVIIMGFKTRIDSNIVKNGLKVLHNHPRFSCRLLMIYSFLLYKDDRGGKKRWIQVSVNQEDHVFVPTLNSKIEHPEEFVENYISNLTASPLDLSKPLWEVHLLNVKTSNAEGLAVIRMHHSMGDGASLMSLLLACTRKTSDPNALPSVPTQKRADSSSDLGWFWRFILAIWYGITLIANTLVDIMLFIATLLFLNDTETPIKGSSDVHLTTKRFLHRTVSMNHIKQVKNAMGTTVNDVVLGVTQAGLSCYLNRRYAGQNVKDVGTKQEGSNLPKNMHVRANILVNLRPTVGIQDLADMMAKKSKVRWGNCIGYILIPFTIALQDDPLDYVRGAKAVIDRKKHSLEAFFTYLTANLLIKIIGAKAAGVLAHRIISHSTFSFSNLVGPQEEISFYGHQITFMSPHVYGHPHSKGKKPQTTGSVSDLFMFSVAHYAAGIAYALAKLRG
- the LOC103439875 gene encoding wax ester synthase/diacylglycerol acyltransferase 11-like isoform X6; protein product: MEPEATMEATCSTHEESSTKEDHHRLILSPASRLFHSPRFNCYIVIIMGFKTRIDSNIVKNGLKVLHNHPRFSCRLLMIYSFLLYKDDRGGKKRWIQVSVNQEDHVFVPTLNSKIEHPEEFVENYISNLTASPLDLSKPLWEVHLLNVKTSNAEGLAVIRMHHSMGDGASLMSLLLACTRKTSDPNALPSVPTQKRADSSSDLGWFWRFILAIWYGITLIANTLVDIMLFIATLLFLNDTETPIKGSSDVHLTTKRFLHRTVSMNHIKQVKNAMGTTVNDVVLGVTQAGLSCYLNRRYGQNVKDVGTKQEGSNLPKNMHVRANILVNLRPTVGIQDLADMMAKKSKVRWGNCIGYILIPFTIALQDDPLDYVRGAKAVIDRKKHSLEAFFTYLTANLLIKIIGAKAAGVLAHRIISHSTFSFSNLVGPQEEISFYGHQITFMSPHVYGHPHSKGKKPQTTGSVSDLFMFSVAHYAAGIAYALAKLRG
- the LOC103439875 gene encoding wax ester synthase/diacylglycerol acyltransferase 11-like isoform X7; protein product: MEPEATMEATCSTHEESSTKEDHHRLILSPASRLFHSPRFNCYIVIIMGFKTRIDSNIVKNGLKVLHNHPRFSCRLDDRGGKKRWIQVSVNQEDHVFVPTLNSKIEHPEEFVENYISNLTASPLDLSKPLWEVHLLNVKTSNAEGLAVIRMHHSMGDGASLMSLLLACTRKTSDPNALPSVPTQKRADSSSDLGWFWRFILAIWYGITLIANTLVDIMLFIATLLFLNDTETPIKGSSDVHLTTKRFLHRTVSMNHIKQVKNAMGTTVNDVVLGVTQAGLSCYLNRRYAGQNVKDVGTKQEGSNLPKNMHVRANILVNLRPTVGIQDLADMMAKKSKVRWGNCIGYILIPFTIALQDDPLDYVRGAKAVIDRKKHSLEAFFTYLTANLLIKIIGAKAAGVLAHRIISHSTFSFSNLVGPQEEISFYGHQITFMSPHVYGHPHSKGKKPQTTGSVSDLFMFSVAHYAAGIAYALAKLRG
- the LOC103439875 gene encoding wax ester synthase/diacylglycerol acyltransferase 11-like isoform X1; protein product: MEPEATMEATCSTHEESSTKEDHHRLILSPASRLFHSPRFNCYIVIIMGFKTRIDSNIVKNGLKVLHNHPRFSCRLLMIYSFLLYKDDRGGKKRWIQVSVNQEDHVFVPTLNSKIEHPEEFVENYISNLTASPLDLSKPLWEVHLLNVKTSNAEGLAVIRMHHSMGDGASLMSLLLACTRKTSDPNALPSVPTQKRADSSSDLGWFWRFILAIWYGITLIANTLVDIMLFIATLLFLNDTETPIKGSSDVHLTTKRFLHRTVSMNHIKQVKNAMGTTVNDVVLGVTQAGLSCYLNRRYAGQNVKDVGTKQEGSNLPKNMHVRANILVNLRPTVGIQDLADMMAKKSKVRWGNCIGYILIPFTIALQDDPLDYVRGAKAVIDRKKHSLEAFFTYLTANLLIKIIGAKAAGVLAHRIISHSTFSFSNLVGPQEEISFYGHQITFMSPHVYGHPHALHMHWQSYADEMTVCLTVDPNVIPDPEKLLDDLEESLKLISHAVMERGLAVDVV
- the LOC103439875 gene encoding wax ester synthase/diacylglycerol acyltransferase 11-like isoform X3 is translated as MEPEATMEATCSTHEESSTKEDHHRLILSPASRLFHSPRFNCYIVIIMGFKTRIDSNIVKNGLKVLHNHPRFSCRLDDRGGKKRWIQVSVNQEDHVFVPTLNSKIEHPEEFVENYISNLTASPLDLSKPLWEVHLLNVKTSNAEGLAVIRMHHSMGDGASLMSLLLACTRKTSDPNALPSVPTQKRADSSSDLGWFWRFILAIWYGITLIANTLVDIMLFIATLLFLNDTETPIKGSSDVHLTTKRFLHRTVSMNHIKQVKNAMGTTVNDVVLGVTQAGLSCYLNRRYAGQNVKDVGTKQEGSNLPKNMHVRANILVNLRPTVGIQDLADMMAKKSKVRWGNCIGYILIPFTIALQDDPLDYVRGAKAVIDRKKHSLEAFFTYLTANLLIKIIGAKAAGVLAHRIISHSTFSFSNLVGPQEEISFYGHQITFMSPHVYGHPHALHMHWQSYADEMTVCLTVDPNVIPDPEKLLDDLEESLKLISHAVMERGLAVDVV